GAATCACAATAGGCTGCGTCAGCTCTGGAGTTTTCTCGACTCGAACTGGCTTTTCTGGCTTTGTTGGGCCACCGCCCCGAATCGGCGGAGGACCGATAACAAGAGGGATTGGATTGTGATAAATAAGCTTATCCAAAGGCGCTTCGATTGCCTCTACGTGCCAGTAGGACGCTAGAATGGCAACAACGATCAATGCAACATGCAATCCCGCGGCGATGGGAACTGTCCACCATCTTTTGGATGCTCTACCGAATCCCTTCGACTCTATTAGTGTTCGATCCCACATATTGCCCTCCTTTCCAGTTATATTCAGACACCGAAGCCCCGGCAATGTTCCTGAGATACAATCTACTTCATGAGGGTACTCTTTAGCGGCACTCTTCTGCTGCTGACGACAACGGTTTTTGCGTCTCAAGATTATGAAGTCACGGTTACAACCGTAAATGTATGGGTGCGAGCAGTCGATAAATCAGGAGCTCCTGTTGAAAAACTGACTCAAGAAGACTTCGAGGTTTATGAAGACAATCAAAGGATGGTTGTCAGTTGTTTCGACGAAATCAGTCAAAATGTTGATGTGGTTTCTGCGGAACAACCGGCCACAAAGAAGCGATTTGTTTTATATCTCGATCTTTACAACGTAACCACCCCGGAATGGTCCTTGATCCAACCGAAAATCATCGAGTTCTTGCAGCAAATCTCGAAACACAACTATGACGTAATGATCGCCGCCATGATCCCGCAAGGGAGACTGGGAGTCATTGCGCCTTTTACGAATGATGCAGCGCGACTTGGTCCTGTGATCGAAAAAGCAACTGCAAATGCGGGCCGCGATGCGGAAATCAGGAACAATGAAGCGCGCATTGTCGATTTGCTGGAAGAGTTGCGTTCGGAGGGCGACAATCCCGCGGATTCGCTCGATGATCTCACACAGATAAGTCCGCGACGCGATCTCAACACGCGGATCCTGAAGACTGTTTATGGTCACGCTCATCAGTTCGCCGAAGAGGAACGTTACC
This genomic interval from bacterium contains the following:
- a CDS encoding VWA domain-containing protein; the encoded protein is MRVLFSGTLLLLTTTVFASQDYEVTVTTVNVWVRAVDKSGAPVEKLTQEDFEVYEDNQRMVVSCFDEISQNVDVVSAEQPATKKRFVLYLDLYNVTTPEWSLIQPKIIEFLQQISKHNYDVMIAAMIPQGRLGVIAPFTNDAARLGPVIEKATANAGRDAEIRNNEARIVDLLEELRSEGDNPADSLDDLTQISPRRDLNTRILKTVYGHAHQFAEEERYRTEFSVKALESFSAYLAKAAKNDHIVLLYVSGGFNSDPGRRYYDLIERVAENRGLNRDSFVLSVRAGDKKRSSQFNMEKLVQNSIGKLNRLNITLYGVNTRGLGLVSENISAKGDMASNEAQLLPAFLDSLRFMAEETGGISFQNSQNFKVGFDGILQDLGHQYQLCYSPPEHKAKGQYHKIKVVMKKPGVQTRYRNGYVD